The region tgaggcacgttcatagagctaagccaaaacacccccaactccctgacaagtcctttgcagaatactccgcgatcgctgtagagctttgcttcgcaagctccagctccgggtcccgcaaggcgaaagatggcaagatccgcgatcgctgtagagctttgcttcgcaagctacagctccgggtcccgcaaggcgaaagatggcaagatccgtgatcgctgtaaagctctgcttcgcaagctccagctccgggtcccgcaaggcgaaagatggcaagatccgtgattgCTAtaaagctctgcttcgcaagctccagctccgggtcccgcaaggcgagaGATGGCAAGATCcacgaccgttgtaagccttgcttcgcagggtccagctccggatctcacaaaataatgcatggcgagctcctcggccattgcaagtttcagctccaggagcagacatggtcgatcccccactcacagcaggccttgcttcgcaaagcccctgctccgggatcacacctggtgggcgtggcgatttccccgacagcaacgagccttgcctcgcagggctccatgccaggtccctgaagtcagcctcCATGAGGCTCGCAACagcagttagttttgcttcgcaaagatctaaccttaagtctagcgacgctcaccaaaagaactctcATTCCaagccatggaacggctcaccgtagcaatcccagcgaacagtataactacaagtcccgggattggctatttgccttaggaaagctaaaatacggtgaaaggagcctggccgttggaaccaggaaaccttcgtaacctagaaactacgtggaaaaagacatcatccgttagagcttcaagtgggaagtgcataggttttggccgttggaaccaaaacctcatgctcCCCTACAACAGATTCTACCGtgtaaaagtctaccctaagcgcaaagataaataaagaactcggcagaaaagaaaggagaatgctataattatggcaaatatgtccgaaatgaaaaactcaaaatgaaaaataattaaagataaaaccccttcaagcattgggggtagctgcagcttccacgaccgcggcttcgggggcatcggcttcaactgaggctggcggagtcggctcattggaaggcggaactttgtcacgggaaggttcagaggtccccgcctctccgggatctcccacctcaggggCTACAGCGCGTTCGTCAATTTtgaaagtttggacgtacgcctctgggccttgatcccacacgagtagcttctccctcatggcttcggcatcatctcccagatagcctaatacctccgggttcactttccagagttgatgcatgaggaccacatgcgatatattaatcgtcctgttcagtatcacctcagcatcctccttctccttcaagcgctccgcctcggaggttgccagctgtgcctccgcgacaattagttgagccctcaatttttccatttcggcatgggaggcatcccgctcccccttaagagaatcaatctccttgcgctgctccctattttggttcagcaccgattgcttctcggtcacatgccccctggcagtgaattgcaaggccccgatctctttatccttctcggcgagccccaactgcagcatagacacgagatccctgctcctcttatggagttgctcctcctcgtgcagcttactcgaaagagtggaatattcctcttgctgcttaaggaggagatcattttttgactgcaagcgagcttccaaggtgtccttctccaccctggcttgggacagctcttcccggagcttggagttttcggccttcatcccatccgaccgctgtctaaactcattctctgccttggcccggtactcttgatatttggcaagatatttcttgtccgcctcttcttcagccgtgtgccgggcctgatcaatcttctccgaggcccccaaggcctgttgggccagtttctgcttctccgcctccaaggcctggcgagccagctggctctcctccagctgaaccagaactgcaccaacctcccggaacgagcgttccgcgatcatagaggcctgcaaggaaagacaacagagtgagttaagccggaccaaaagacaaatgatcccaaaacacaacaactgacggcttaccccggacagttgctgcttcacagcgtgtgtcagcaacagcggatccttactgctactgatggcccatttctcataattgagctcgcacaagctcagggccatgtcctccatcatctcagctccgaacggcgccaatgcacgtccgagcctaggcaccagcctcttctccaaggctgggccatccaaaaccgctccggccgggtgaagggatctcaccccctcggccagctcagccctcttcacggaagacaagttatctgcccttccctgagtaacagccttctccgcctctaaccgcctcttcaaaaaactatcggcccgtcttacaccctccaggagggcagcggggaaactagTTGGCTTCCGAGGGAAGTGGAATTTCAGGCCAGGaagaggaaggtttgttggctgagaagaaggagaccccgaaagggtggactccctttgggctggaggaggaggcagacggggtattaaagccccggtctgttgcttttgctgctgcggcagcggaagtaattgcccttgttgctgctgctggtttggatgttgtggttgctgcagctgtgacgttggtgattgtctctgttgttcttgttgctgctgttgttgtagttgtgcttgctgtcgttgctgttgttgttgccttcgaccgggagaagagtgtctaaggcgtttcttcttagcgccctcagcatcttctccgggacgcttgctcaccccagttgtcttcacggggaacacaagcccttccccgtcgctgctgctactcgagaccatcatagtctcggaaggcccgtcggcaagagacttctctaccctcagagacacttgcgcctcgccacttgtcttcttgggggaggcagttttacctcccctaccagccttggtcttccgttttttccccgtggacgggtcttggctagtggcagccttcttaatgagcaaagtaaccctccccaacatcttggcttctggatactctgcaagaaacgtacaaagcaaggttaacgaaccaacaagcaatgagaaagaagataagcggaagacaagacaatcaacaagataaaagcacaagcaagcccgccagcagggaacaagaaacaagaaaaagaaaagtttgaaagggacgaccatgcacgagaaacgtggatggccttccccgagcaaaacaaaacaccgcttcctgctccaggaagctcccgtactccttgaagtccgggaatgacatgctgagggaagaagggtcaaccatgatgacaccttctggcagactaccgtcactcagacacccgagaagCTCaactaccctatcgcaatatctgtcaaaaggtatcctacgcggatctagcctaaggaagcgaggatcgaaccccatctgagaggtccgggaaacctcagacaggctgggggtgtggatcaatcgaaaactagtcttacctctcccggaggtgctagcccccggagccccttcgttagggtaagccgcggcgtggcgggcctcgatctcctcttcctccggctgggggtcagggaacctctctgcccaactaggagataaagtattttcgtcccgggctgcttgggtgatcaccttggacagctccagggcaatctgctcccggatgtcagccgacacctgactttgccccctgccactcactggctcgatgttttggaaagaggcgagtagcccatactccctcaacgattcggaggtcacaagtccctccactttcaactcttcctcagaaagcccttcgtagaacttggacctccttatcatctccgcgcagcgaggtgtccgcggaacaacttctgcaaaattcaaatacaagcattatagatcctcccaaaaggcaaatcaaacgcaaagaaacaaagttgaaaaggagaggaaggagcacttaccagggattttgaagtccaaagataaggctggcaccctcttcagcggaaagccagtcgtcaggaaccagtattcccggaggtctggaaccctcgcggtatgacaagtggggcacatcacgtccgggtgcctttccagcctataaaaccccaccttgtctgaatgacccctcataggctgagacttcaacccgtagaagtacagcacctcctccggggtaggagcttctagtttccgggacttgcaaaagatgaaccaccctgctaggagcttgtagctgggaggaatcagctggaagggggcaatccccgccttcacacagaaattagcaaagtaactccttaggggaaagtgcgccccacacactatgtgtgcccagctccaggcaccaaagccctcgtgactctggctagccgactcgcccagcaccgacagacggtgccacatcagacctgggatgttcttcaggcctgcctgggaggaatacagctccagcatgccataattccttaaaaggttcggcttttggtccatctcccagatggaactattggaagtcggtgggctagccgcgaccactttcgcctttcctttcccctttgcaccagcgacaggggaacccttctcctgggcagaatcagcctcccccacagcaaggagttgttcctttgagatgttcgtcactggacaaaagaaagaaagaagaaaacactctaagcagtcagcacccttgtcataccctagtggtatcaaaggcgtcgggtagaccctccccgaaaactgcttggagaggctcccaccgagcttaccgagggattggcaccatgccacccgaagggcagcaaggaaccagactcagactccgagcctaagcccaacAAAAGAAGTGTtcttccagagaaagacaccctaaaggcgttcatgcttatgccctaaaacaacaaaacaaggaacgactttccaaacgcaaatcgtcaaagcatgcaaaaaaggctacttatcgactcacatcaatcacatgcctaccaaagccctattcacgcatgcacataagcgataatggcagaaacctttactctaacaactaccaacaacctaaggtttgggaggaaagagcaaagtagaaacacttactgatattcgggtagttggaggttgaaggagtaactggatcactgcacagcacgatcgtgagaagtaaaagctgcaaagacgaacggcgattcaaaccaggaacttcggcgaataaacccactgccaaatcaaaagaaaagtttccagatccttaccaaaagaagtggtaagttcggaggaacggaagctgggaagcctgagagttcgaaggtttggaaatctgaaaatccgaaagatagagaatttgaaagcgtaaagaggaagaaaggtcctttccctcgtttttatagcagggaagaagtcgtttcgaattcctcaaatggacggtcccgatcttcccattccgtgtgcatcagatccaacggctggagatgaagcgacgatcctatttatgactcctcggatgggaataaagtatttatttcccatcattacaccacctcgggcccggagtaccattaaaaaccgtcaaatcattactcagatgactgacgcacgcatactcaaccagtcgcctcacgcacacgtcttggtcgcagaaccattcccagaatgacacgtggtccttgccgcacttgagtacttgagttcaaacagaagaaattccctttctttttcatactaacactcaggcgggaaaatggaacccttccgggaacacagaaggtggcccctcgcctaatctaagagaccgaaatacccggaggactgtacaagctcccggatctctcaaagctccgtgaccttggggggtaaatgttatccagatttccggatagcgtttagatcgatgtcctcggggaagcagaattatcgatgtctttcacggtaggtgaccagagctcgcggatggacagaaaggcttcgcctctcccgtttagtgtccggattactcttccaagcaaacacaacacggaaactcgtcaactctcccggaatcccgaaggggtatccttcggggaagccccttccaggagaagctcttcgagtagactccgcggaaacagtttcgtgcctcgcacggaacaaaaccaaacggtcgagtcctggaggaggcatatttggaatgatatccgcctgacataggatcccgcctgacacgcccgtcaggtcaaagccgcacataTCCCaacacgcctaagggtaccttttcgcctactgttccgctgacaacttggaaaagacggctgacattgtgtgttccccatactttcacgtaaatatacccacatagagtcttgtagccatgctactacagtaattgtatcccctatttatggctggtgtaattaagactcatgtacgtagagaaaaaccctaatctgaaaccctagctataaagaccccttcattttacaagaagagggacggccaataGATCACaaagcaaaaactctactaaaatctctctagcttcatcttcttcaagagaacccgagagaaacactgtgagtgtgtgaagttcttgtacaccagccatcttactgtaaccttttccaagtataataacatcgaatcgtggactagggcttgttaacgcctgaaccacgtaaaaacactgtttgtttagttacattttagcacttctacagttcttatctttttattattctgtttgtattcgtttccgaaaaactcggtaaacaaacgTCTAACTGAGTTTTAATCTCTCATGGTTATAGAAGAGGAAATGTAGATAAAACACTGTttatcaaaaacattaaatcTGATGTTATTTttgctcaaatatatgttgatgatattgtgtttggatcTACTTCTAACTCCGAAGTGCAGGTATTTGTCCTACAAATGCAacaggaatttgaaatgagcatggtaggtgaACTCACCTATTTTTTGGGTCTTCAGGTGAAACAATCTGATTATGGCTCATTTGTTTCAcaaagtaagtatgcaaaaaaCTTGGTGAAGAAGTTTGGGCTTGAAAACACCAAACATACTAATACCCCTATGagcaaaattttgaaattatccAAAGATGAACAAGGAGAGAAGGTAGATCCTACTTTGTACCAAAGCATGATTGGTAGTTTACTTTATCTTACTGCTAGTCATCCTGATATATGTTATAGTGTTGGTGTTTGTGCTCGTTATCAGGGAAATCCCATGGAATCTCATATTTCTGTCGTGAAAAGAATTATTCGCTATGTCAATAGCACtattgattttgggattttgttTTCAAAAGACACTAACACTAATTTGGTGTGCTTTAGTGATGTTAATTGGGCAAGAAATGCAAATGATAGAAATAGTACTAGTGGTGGATGTTTCTTTCTTGGAAACAATCTCATTTCATGGCACAGTAAGAAGAAAATTTGTGTCTCTCTGTCAACTACAGAGGCTGAATACATTGATGCGGGTAGCTGTTGTACCCAATTGTTatggatgaagcaaatgatggAAGATCATGGGTTTGATttgaaaactttaaccattttctgTGACAACACTAGTTctataaatatttcaaaaaatcatgttcaacactctcgcactaaGCACATAGACATTCGTCATCACTTTATTAGAGAGCTTGTATAAAATAAATTCCTTATCTTAGAATATGTTGAAACAAGCAAACAACTAGcaaatatttttactaaagctcttgattcggtccGCTTTATTTCTCTAAGGAAATATTTAGGGGTTTTTACCATttaattttgtgttcttgatatttttctttgacttaattgtaatgacccaactatttctaagaccttggaccattaaaagtactagacatagctactactctTGGAGAaaaaatacataagaaataatcataactttattgaaactctaaaataatactgtatcaataacataaaagtataaaataaaatatgataaagtatgggatcccattgtttacaaaacaaaaaaaaacataattttaaatactaattgcagaactacattaagaaaacataatttaagagactaaaaataaatatcttCGTCCTCGATCGACGCGCAAtccactcagtccattcatccttcacacacaagccaagcttcaaaaaatccttctgcctccataatcactttcctgcatcacactaaaaaataaaggagtgagcctaatgcccgcaaggaaaatatactaacaacatacatcataaataaaaagcataagactatatcataaccacatcctataaaacatatatcacaactctaaccaATGGTCATGGTAATCTTGGGGTTTTCTATCTaggcaactataagccccaagcaaaataaaaaacattggggtttgctagctaagcaactataagcctcaaccgacataaaagcattgaggtttgctagctaagcaactataagcccgaaggactacaagacatattcatatatatatatatatatcataacataacataacataacataacataacataacataacatatcataacataaacatattataacataacatatcataacatataagcatataaaatctatcctattttccttaccaaaagccgggatatttgaaAACAAGAAtgagatttagaaactcctataaaccaacggtagaaaagggtgagaatctttaagaataaagatgaatgtgggaactaaaccatcgagaagaaacttaccaagaaataccttaagtttcaagaacttaaatacctaatcaagaatcaataacaagagttaggatctaaataaaagaaactaaagaaaactaaagaattataaagaactgGACATAAGGAATAacaataccttgaatgaccttatgagtTGGTCTAAACCCcaatatcgaaaacacactatttctcacttcccaaatgtttataaaagcttagaataataaagctttaacccaaaacccaagtgtatctctttatagtaacactagcaccttggaggctctgatcaaatgcttgaagaatgatgaaaatggctgagcactagatcctatttatagagtttaaggagttaaactaacccattttaatttgaataaataaatgattagaaaatgaaaaagatttgaattttcgttcaacttacgcccagaactcggtcaaaatagttcaaaggtaggtctaagtggttaagggtatttttaaaattcaaaaagtcaaacATCCAAAAATATActgatggagccgatatatcgcccaccctaggtgatatattgcctgcCCCAGTATTCCTGAGgcttgttcgatcgttcgtgcaaagtcgacgtgttttccgtatatTCCGTTaagcgatatatcagcccctatgttgcgatatatcggcatacgtaaatatatcaaacacgtatttgcactttttcagcataatttaaattggataaatagctttgactgagtcataatatgatcctaacagttgctggaaggttctagagcttctagatctttcttttattaaaactattcatcaatatacttaatttccttaataatcatgattatgacaagtgtcatgcttttaatggttctatctaaaccttaggttataataaataatatctctatgaccagcaatattaatcaaaccttatgttataattaatattcttaaactataggttaaccttataaaatccataactgttgctatgagtttccaactaagtccagACTTGcgccaaaatccacggtaactaacatactactaactaatactaactactactactatctaactaggctaagtaaacattctgggactctacaattctcccctactacaaagaatttcatccccgaaatttgcttaccaaacaattctgaataccaggctaacatgtcctcctccaactcccacgttgcctctagTTCAGAACtcttactccataggaccttgactatcagaatactcttagaccgtaattcttgcatccctctatctaggatgctaaccattcgttcctcgtaactcaagtctttctgaagtgctatcgtatcgtacttaagGACGTGAGaagggtctgacacatatctacgtagcatcgagatgtggaacacattgtggctatctgctagagctggcggtagggctaatctatatgcaactgctcccactttgtccaatatctcaaaaggagcTATAAACtgaggactaagcttgcctttcttcccaaatcgcttcacacctttcataggagatatatttaagaagacttgatctccaactttgaattccacatcacgtcgcttggcatccgcataacttttctgatggctctaagcagcaagcatacactttctaatcaacgTTATTTCATCATGAGCTTCTCTAATagctttgggtccaagaagttgcctttctcctacctcgtcccactGTAACGGcaatcgacaccttcttccataaagcaccTCGTTCCACTATAACGGATAGAGAGTGAAGTGTTTTTGTCATTGGCACAAaatactaaaatgcccttgatcAAACCTTACACCTgtaatgcccccaagggcaatttagtatttcgccacatttcccactaatctcaaTTAATACCTAAAAATTCCCCAAGTAATCAtcaaataacttcccattacccgatgaatcttggtaatgtactaaattacaaaaatacccctaggctcaccccaagtcgggtattggaCCCCGTTGCGACTTAATCACTAACTTGCTTACTATGATCGTCTTGTgacgaataactcaaatatatccacataataatgcgttCTTAATCACAAACACACAtacatttacaaatatgccctcaacgggtcaaaattacgaaaatgcccttctaataagaagtatGCCCACATTcatacttaatacacctaaacatgaaaacatagttatattataatataattcacataatcatgcgtataatcacataattaattcaattatagtcctcctgaccccctaatcaaggcactaagccttattagcgaaattgggacgttacagcaGTATCCTGTCGCGTTGTTTCAGTAGAGTTGACTGGTGTAATTAGTTTGGACAAAACGTGCTTGAATCTCCTTCAAATATGGCCGAGGGCATTGTTTAGATGTTTATCGATCCATTGTTTATGATCTATTAATGTGAAGCGTTGGTGATTATGGAATTTGTTGATCATTGCTTTATTTTCAATAATGATACCTATAATATCTTGATAGATTATAGGTAATTAGTCATTATTGTGGTTCATATATCTTTGATAGTTAACATTGTAAATGACTTGGTAAGTCTATGTTGGTCATTAGAATTTTCTTTGTAAGTAATTCAACTTCTTATATAAacctttttaatataaaattagataTTCTCTTAAAAAAAACAGAAGATTTAAAACTTAGAAAGTAAGATGTAGTTGTTAACTAGGTGACTTGtatgaaaatggagagaaaaagaATTGTATTACTGTATTTTCCTTTTACGAAGTGGAGAACCCCTTCTAAGGGTTCTACATATCCTTTTTATATAGTTTTAGGTGTATGTTAAATTTCAAGAATATCCCTTAATTGTTACTTTTGAAATACAAATAAGAAAAATATCTATTTCTCTCTGCCACCGTGATCATGCTACATTTCTGTACATGTAGTAGTGGTTGGGAAGCTCTCTAACATGCTGCAGCCATTG is a window of Humulus lupulus chromosome 4, drHumLupu1.1, whole genome shotgun sequence DNA encoding:
- the LOC133832543 gene encoding uncharacterized mitochondrial protein AtMg00810-like — protein: MEKETKQPPNIITDPIKREPPSRVMKNHPTDLILGNMDESMVTRIRYANLIQFLYSVSSLEPENVKVALMDEAWIRAMQAELARLVAQGYTQVEGIDFDELFAPVASLQSIRRGNVDKTLFIKNIKSDVIFAQIYVDDIVFGSTSNSEVQVFVLQMQQEFEMSMVGELTYFLGLQVKQSDYGSFVSQSKYAKNLVKKFGLENTKHTNTPMSKILKLSKDEQGEKVDPTLYQSMIGSLLYLTASHPDICYSVGVCARYQGNPMESHISVVKRIIRYVNSTIDFGILFSKDTNTNLVCFSDVNWARNANDRNSTSGGCFFLGNNLISWHSKKKICVSLSTTEAEYIDAGSCCTQLLWMKQMMEDHGFDLKTLTIFCDNTSSINISKNHVQHSRTKHIDIRHHFIRELV